TTCATTGGAATCACTTTTAATACAGCACCTGTGCGTTCGCAAAGCATTTGCCAAGGCACAATATTACTGTGGTGCTCTAAGGCAGAAACAATGATTTCATCTCCTTTTTTAAGAAGAGCAGAAAAACCATTTGCCACTAAGTTTATACTATGGGTTGTGCCTGAAGTGAAAATGATTTCATGGGCGTGCTTCGCGTTAAAATGCGTTTGTATAGTTTGGCGCGCTATTTCGTATTTATCGGTAGCTTCTTGACTTAATGTATGCACACCTCTATGTATGTTTGCATTGTAGTTGCTGTAATAGTCTACAATAACATCTATAACGGCTTGTGGCGTTTGGGATGTTGCTGCATTATCAAAATACACTAAGGGTTTATTGTTTACTTGTCGAGATAGAATAGGGAAGTCGGCTCTTATTTTGGATACGTCAAGCATGTTTTTTTTGTTTGAATACAAAAGGATTTTATAATTCCTTCTGTAAAGGGTTTATTATTTTTTTTCTTGAAATCGAACTCTATAACTAGGTTACGAGTTTGATTTAAACAAAAAAGTAACATTACAAAAGACGAACTTTTCTAATATTACTTTTAAATTATAAGGGTTAAAATATAGACTATAAATCGAATCCGATGTTTACACCCAATTTGTTTGCAATAATTTTAGTAATACGTTGTTTCATTTCAGGGATTTTAACCGAACTTAAAACGTTGTTGCTAAAGGCATACATTAAAAGCGCTTTCGCTTCTTTTTCTGGTATACCACGAGATTGCATGTAGAACATAGCGCTTTCGTCTAATTGCCCAATAGTACAACCGTGAGAACATTTTACATCATCTGCAAATATTTCTAATTGTGGTTTACTGTTTATAGTTGCCTTATCACTTACTAATATATTATTGTTAGATTGAAATGCGTTTGTTTTTTGCGCTTCTTTATCTACAATAATTTTACCATTAAAAACACCTGTAGAGCTGTCTCCAAAAATACCTTTGTAATCTTGGTGGCTTTCACAGTTTGGTTCTATATGGTGAACTAGAGTATTGTGATCTACGTGTTGTTTTTCTCCAATAATAGTAACACCTTTTAATATAGAATCAATACGTTCTCCGTTTTGATAAAAGTTAAGGTTATTACGTATTAGTTTACCTCCAAAAGAAAATGTATGAACAGATGCTACGCTTTCTCGCTTTTGTTTGATAAATGTATTATCAATAAGTGATGCGTTAGAATTATCATTCTGAATTTTATAATAATCTACAATAGCACGCTTGTTAGCAAAAATTTCGGTAACACTATTTGTAAGTACAGGGTTATCGGTTAAACTTTGGTGACGCTCAATAATTTGAACATGACTATTCTCGTCTACTACAATTAAATTACGTGGTTGAGATAAAGTAGCCGCTTCACTTCCTGTAGAGAAATGTATAATTTGAATTGGTTTTGAAACCAATTTATTCTTTGGGATATGGATATAAGCGCCTTCTTGCGAAAATGCTGTATTTAAAGATGGTAAACTATCTTTAGTAGCGGCTTTATTAAAATAGTTTTCTATAACTAAACGGTATTTTGGCTTAGTTAAAGCTGCAGACATTAAACAAACATCTATACCATCGTGAGTAGTCTCCGATAGGTAAGAAGAATATTTTCCATCTATAAAAATTACTTTATAAGAATCGATATCGTGAATAAAATATTTTTTCACGTCTTTATAATCGATAGTGCTTTCGTTTTTAGGGAAAACGCTATAATCTTCTTTTAAAATTCTATTTAAAGAGGTGTATTTCCAAGCTTCTTCTTTTTTAGAAGGAAAGCCTTTTTTTTCAAATGCTTTTATAGCTTCGTTTCTAATATCATGTATTTGAGTATCAACATCTACGTTGTTCTCAAATGCTAAAAAAGATGATACTAATTTTTCTTTTAAATCCATTGTTTTCAGTTTTCAGTCGCAGTCTCAGTTTTTCAGTAAAAGAAAATCTAGAAGTTAAACTGTTTACTATGTTTTATAATCTTGAGTAATTGGGTTTAAGAATGCAACTGCATGCTGTTACCAAATACTGAGACTGTTTTTAAGCGTTCACTTCTTCTTTAATCCAATCGTATCCTTTTTCTTCAAGCTCGTGAGCAAGTTCTTTTCCACCCGATTTTACAATTTTACCATTGTATAAAACGTGTACGAAATCTGGAACGATATAGTCTAAAAGACGTTGGTAGTGTGTAATTACAACTACAGCGTTGTCTTTACTTTTAAGTTTGTTAACACCATTTGCAACAATACGCAATGCATCGATATCTAAACCAGAATCGGTTTCATCTAGTATTGCTAATTTTGGCTCTAACATGGCCATTTGGAAAATTTCGTTACGTTTTTTTTCTCCACCAGAAAAACCTTCGTTTAACGAGCGAGATAAGAATTTACGATCCATTTCTAATAAATCGGCCTTTTCACGAATAAGTTTAAGCATGTCTTTGGCAGGCATATCTCCTAAACCTTTTGCTTTACGCGATTCGTTAATAGCTGTTTTTATAAAGTTTGTTACCGATACTCCAGGGATTTCAACTGGGTATTGAAACGATAAAAACACACCTTTATGTGCGCGCTCTTCGGCTGCTAATTCTTCAATATCTTCACCTTCAAAAATGATGTTACCATCTGTAACTTCATATTCATCTTTTCCAGCGATAACTGAAGCTAGTGTACTTTTACCTGAACCATTTGGGCCCATAATAGCGTGAACTTCTCCTGCTTTCACTTCTAGGTTAATACCTTTTAGAATGCCTTTATCTTCTACGCTTGCGTGTAAATTATTTATTTTTAACATACTTTATATTTTAAATTCTGTTTCGATTAGAATATTCAAATCAAATTAGAATTCGGTGTTTAATTTTATTATTTAACTGCCTAGTTTAACAAGGCCTTCGTTTTCGTTATGTGCTGGTGTTACGCTTATAATCTTAACAATATCAACTTTGTTTTCCCAAAGAATTTTTTTGTCTTGTTCTTGTGTTACCTTGCCTCGTATTTCAACAGTAACCATATCGGTTTTGCTGTTTTTAAAGGCTTCAGCTTGTTTATTTAGTTCCTCTAGTTTGTCGGTAATAAATACACCGTAAATTTCTGTGCTTGTTTGCAAAACAGCTGCACCATCATAATAAACAAATTCACCTTTTAATAGTGTTAAATCATCATCTTGATATATGGTTTCAGTCGATTTGCTGTCGTTTTTACAACTCACAAATAGTGAAATACAAAGAACTAAAATGCCTAATTTTTTCATTTATATCGATTTATAGATGTTATCCTACAGAACCTTCTAAACTAATTTCTAATAATTTTTGAGCTTCAACAGCAAACTCCATTGGTAGCTTATTTAAAACCTCTTTACTAAAACCGTTTACAATTAATGCAATGGCTTTTTCGGTATCGATACCACGTTGGTTACAGTAGAAAATTTGATCTTCACCAATTTTACTAGTTGTAGCTTCGTGTTCTACTTTAGCTGTTTTATTTTTAGCTTCAATATATGGGAAGGTGTGTGCTCCACATTCATTACCCATTAGTAAACTATCACATTGCGAAAAGTTACGTGCATTATCAGCTCTAGAGCCAATTTGTACTAAACCACGGTAACTGTTTTGCGATTTACCTGCCGATATTCCTTTAGAAATAATGGTAGATTTTGTGTTTTTACCAATATGAATCATCTTCGTACCTGTATCGGCTTGTTGATAATTATTGGTCACTGCGATAGAGTAAAACTCACCTACAGAATTATCTCCTTTTAATATACAAGAAGGATATTTCCATGTTACAGCCGAACCAGTTTCAACTTGTGTCCAAGATATTTTAGCGTTTTTCTCGCATAAACCTCTTTTAGTAACAAAGTTGTAAACACCACCTTTTCCTTCTGCATTACCAGGGAACCAGTTTTGTACGGTTGAGTATTTTATTTCAGCATCGTCTAAAGCAATAAGCTCTACAACGGCTGCGTGTAATTGATTTTCATCACGACTTGGTGCAGTACAACCTTCTAGGTAACTTACATAACTACCTTCGTCTGCAATTACTAAAGTTCTTTCAAATTGTCCTGTTCCTGCTTGGTTAATTCTAAAGTATGTAGATAATTCCATTGGGCATCTAACACCTTTAGGAATATAGCAGAAAGAGCCATCACTAAAAACAGCAGAGTTTAAAGCTGCATAAAAATTGTCTTTAGTTGGAACAACGGTTCCTAAATATTTTTTTACAAGTTCTGGATGCTCTTTAATAGCTTCAGAAATACTCATAAAAATAATACCCTTTTCTCCTAATGTTTTCTTGAACGTTGTAGCAACCGAAACGGAATCTACAACAATATCCATAGCAACATTGTTCATTTTTTTCTGTTCATCGACAGAAATACCTAATTTCTTGTACATAGCAAGTAAATCAGGGTCTACATCATCTAACGTTTTGTTAGGGTCTACAGAAGTTGGAGCCGAATAATAGGCTATAGCCTGAAAATCTGGTTTTGTATATCTAACATTTGCCCATTCTGGCTCTGCCATTTCTTTCCAAACTTTAAATGCTTCTAATCTCCAATCGGTCATCCATTGTGGCTCATCTTTCTTTTTAGAAATAGCGCGCACAATATCTTCATTTAAACCAATAGGAAATGTTTCAGATTCTATATCGGTAAAAAAACCGTATTCGTATTCTTTGGTTTTTAGCTCTTCGCGTAAATCATCCTCGGTATACTTCGACATAATTCTTTCTTAATTTTTTATAATGAAAACGATTCGCCACAACCGCAAGTACGGTTTGCGTTAGGATTATTAAAAACGAAGCCTGTGCCGTTTAATCCTCCCGAATATTCAAGGGTAGTGCCTATTAAATACAAGAAACTCTTTTTGTCAACAATGATTTTTACACCATTATCGATAAAAACTTTATCGTCTTCTTGATTTTCTTTATCAAACTTTAAATCGTAGGATAAGCCAGAACAACCACCACTTTTTACCCCAACACGAACAAAATCTTCGCTAGGATTATAGCCATCGTCTGTCATTAGTTCGATAACTTTCTTTTTAGCTGTTTCAGAAACTTTTATCATATATTTTGAATTTAGATTTGCTCTAAATAGAGTACAAATATACAATATAAGTCATGGATTTCCATAGAACCTAACATTATATTAGCATATAGCTTGATAGGTTTTTTTTATGAACTAGCTTTTGGTTGCATATTGTCCTGATTTTCAAATGAATTTATAGCAGAATTGATATGAAATTCATTCGTTTTTTTGAAATATGGAAGTCTAATTTAGTATGAAGAAAAATGAAAATTTTACAGATTAACTTGGTCTTAAAATTTTTATAATCTCATCTAAATTGGTGTAATTCATTTTTGCTTTTACAATATCACCATTGGTGTTGTAATTAAATTGTGCACCGCAAGATTTGCATATAAGTTGAGACATCTCGAAGCTTGTACGTTCAATAAGAAAATAGTTATGGCCAAAAGAGGCGCAAAACATATTTAGAGGTAAATTATGTTCCATAAGTTGATAGTATTTGGGATTACGAATTTAAGCAAATTGACAAAATTATCGATGAAATATTGTTATTAATCGATGAAGCGCATGCTTGTTTAGCTCGTTAAAGAGAAAAAATCGGTGGATGGTAAATTTGGGCGTGTTTTAGTTTGAAAAAACAGACTCGGTTTGAGTATGTTGTTTTAACCGGGTAGATTAACTTTTTGTTAAGCACGGAAAAATTTAATTTAAAATTGGTTCTAGCATTAATATGTATAATTCTAAAGGTTTGCTCTCGTTTTTCTATTAAAAACGAAATTAGCTTCTTATTTTTGCAGCATGATAGAAGATAAAAATCAACAACGTACACCATTAAGTACTTTAGGTGAATTTGCACTTATTGAGCATTTAACTAAAAATTTTGAAATTTCGCATAGCTCTACCGTAAAAGGAATTGGAGACGATGCTGCTGTTTTAAATTTTGATGATAAAAACATAGTCGTAACTACTGATTTATTGGTGGAAAATGTGCATTTCGATTTAAGCTATATGCCTTTAAAGCATTTAGGTTATAAAGCTGTTGTTGTTAATTTATCTGATGTTTATGCCATGAATGCAGAGGCTACTCAAATTACAGTGTCGATAGCGGTTTCTAATCGTTTTCCTTTAGAAGCTGTTGAAGAGTTGTATGCTGGTATTGAAACTGCTGCAAAAATTTACAATATTGATGTAGTTGGTGGAGATACTACATCGTCTACAACTGGTTTATTAATTTCTGTAACTGCTATAGGGCAAGTTGCTAAAGGTGAAGAGGTTTATAGAAATACATCAAAACCAGGTGATTTGTTGGTGGTTACTGGAGATTTAGGTGCTGCTTATATGGGTTTGCAAGTTCTTGAAAGAGAAAAGGAAGTTTATAAAGTGAATCCAAACAGTCAGCCAGATTTAGAGGCTTATACTTATATTATTGAGCGTCAGTTAAAGCCTGAAGCCAGAAAAGATGTTGCTAAGTTACTTAAAGATTTAGGTGTTAAACCTACAGCTATGGTTGATGTTAGTGATGGCTTATCTTCAGAAATTTTACATATTTGTAAGAGTAGTAAGGTTGGGTGCGATTTATATGAAGAAAAAATTCCGCTAGATCCTACTGTAATTACAGTTTGTGAGGAGTTTGATATCGATAGCACAACCGTTGCTTTAAACGGAGGTGAAGATTACGAATTGCTTTTTACTATTTCGCAAGACGATTTTACTAAAATTAAAGCAAATCCACACTTAAGTATTATTGGGCACATGAAGGATGAGAATGAAGGCGTACATTTAGTAACGCGCTCAAACACTCGAATTCCTTTAATAGCTCAAGGTTGGAAAAACTTCGATTAATTATTTTTTTATAGAGTAGTCTAAAACAATGCGTTTTATTAATTGAAGCACTTCTTTGCGGTGCGGACGCATTAATGTTGATGGAAGGTTGTAGTAAAACATAATTTTTGGGGTTATAGGTTTTCAATCAGTATTTCGCTTTTACTATTACGGTTTTTGCGGCTGGTGTGTATACGTTCCAAAATGTTGTTTATTTCTTTAAATTTTGGAGTTAGCTCTATTAGAGCGCCGTTGCTACTCGTGGTTAATTGCTTTTTACAATGTGAGCACGTGTATTCACTTACGTGGTAGGTTACTTTTTTAGATACCTTAAAATTGTGACCAAAAACGCCGCAGTACATTTTAGGTAAAAGGGCTGGTTTGTAGGGTGTGTTATTCATTTGGGTTGATTTTTACTTTGTGAATATAGTAAAAATAATAAATAAACACGACGAAAAGCTATATTTTTTCGATGAAATGCATTAAATTTAACAGAAGTTCGTCTTTATTCTCGATATGCGACATGTGTCCGTCCGGAAGTGTAACTAATTTAACCTCTGTGTTTTGTGTTTGTTCTACAAGAATATCGTAGTGTAAAACAGGATCTTTTTTTCCTGCTACTAACATTTTCTTAAACGGAGTAAAGTGGAGAAGCGCTTCACGATCGTTCCTGATTTTCATGCCTTCTAAAGCGGCTACAATACCCTGAAGGGGAGTTTCTTGAGCGTCTTTTCTAATTTTTTTTATTTTATCAGCATATAAGGTTCTGTTCTTTGGTCTAAACAAATTTACAATAGCCATCCTAATAAAGCTTTTGTGATTTTGTTTTACTGCTAAAATGGCGCGATCTCTATTTAGCTGTTTTTCAGGTGTGTCGGCGCTAGCCGTAGAATTCATTAAGCACAAGCCTTTTAATGCGTCTGGATTTTCTTCCGCGAAAGCGAGCGCTACATAGCCGCCCATAGAATGACCAATAAATGTAGAACGTCGGATTTTTAGATGTTTTAAAACTGCACTAACAGCATCGGCCATAAGTTCCATGCTGTGCACGTAGCCTAAACAGTCTGTTTTTCCGTGTCCTAAGAGGTCTATGCAAATAACTCTGTTTTTTTTTGATAGCGTGGGTGTGAGGTCGTTCCACATAGATGTGTTTTCCAAAAAACCGTGAAGTAAAACTACTGCGCTGCCTTTACCTTGGTCGGTATAGAATATGTTAATGCCTTTATGTCGTAATATCATGATTTCAATATCTCGGGCAAAGATACTCTATCATTTAAGATTTAAAAATTAAGATTTCACTCGTTTTATAGCAGCAAAAGCTTGGTCTACATATTCATCTTCTACTAAAATAGTAAACTCGTTGGTGGTAGAAATTACTTCGTAAAGTACAATGCCTTCCCAGGCCAATCGTTTAAAAAAATGATAATAAAGCCCGGCGATTTTAGAGTTGTCTTGCGGTAAGTTGATGCTAATAGCCGAAAGGCCTTCTTGAACGGCAATAAAAGATTCTAATTTTAGTGAGTCTTTTATAAAATCGTTTAAACTGCTGGAAATAATAATGTTGCTTTCGTGAATACCTCTAGTAAAGGTGTAGAATAATTTAGACTCCTGATTAATGCGCGCTAGAATTTTTGCATGGTTATCAATAAGTGTGTCGGAGTTTTTAACTGTGTAATCTGTTAAGTTAGAGCGTACGGTAATATCGCCTAGGTTTTGTATTACGCGTTTCATTTTAACCGAATTGGTTAATGTAATTGGTGGGTTGTAACGGCGTAAGGCCATCATAATCGCTCCTGCTTTAACATCCTTTTTTAGCATTTTACTAATAGGTTCGGTAAGTTCTAGCGCTAATGCACTAAAATTAATAATGTTTCTAGAAAGCGCTTCCTCCAAATAAGGTTGCGAAATTAAAATGTCTTCTACACAGTTAGATACAGTCTTCATGTTAACTATTTAACAATTTGTGCAAAAATAAACATATTTTTTAAAAAATGCTATTATTGGTCTTAAGAGTTTTAGTTTTGCTTAAGAAATAAACTAAATAAAAGTATTATCCATATGAAAGTTTTAAAATTTGGAGGGACTTCGGTCGGGTCGGTTGAGAATATGCTTAATGTTAAAAGTATTATCAACGATGGTGCTAAAAAAGTTGTTGTGCTTTCGGCAATGTCTGGAACTACAAACCAATTGGTTGCTATTGCAAGTGATATTGAAAATAACACGGCGAATGAAGCTGTAGATAAAATAAATAAACTTCACGAAACTTATTTTGAAGTTATTGATACGTTACTTCAAAATGAAAGTTTAAATGCAGAAACAAAAGCATATGTATCTGAGGTTTTTAACTTTTTGGTAGAGTGTACTTATAAGAAGTCTTCGGAGTTGCTAAACAATCAAATTGTTGCGCAAGGCGAATTAATGTCGACCTTTATGTTTAATAGTTTTTTAAAGCAAGAAGGTGTAAGCTCTGCATTGTTGCCGGCTTTAGATTTTATGAAAATTGATGGTTTCAAAGAGCCAGACATTAACTATATAAAAGAGCATTTGGAAGTAGTTTTAAATAATGCTGGACCAGCAGATATTTATATTACTCAAGGATTTATTTGTTTAGATGATTCTGGAGCTGTTTCTAATCTGCAACGTGGCGGAAGTGATTATACGGCAACCATTATTGGTGCAGCTATAAAAGCTGAAGAAGTACAAATTTGGACCGATATTGATGGAATGCATAACAACGATCCTAGGTATGTTGAAAATACACACCCTATTTCGGACTTGTCTTTTGATGAGGCTGCAGAGTTAGCTTATTTTGGAGCAAAAATTCTACACCCACAAACTGTTACTCCTGTTAGAGCAGATAGTATTCCGGTACGATTAAAAAACACCATGAATCCAGAAGCGCATGGTACTTTAATTTCTAGTAAAACATCTGAAACTGGAATAAAAGCTATTGCTGCTAAAGATAATATTACAGCCATTAAAATTAAATCGGCTCGTATGTTACAAGCACACGGATTCTTAAAAAAAGTATTTGAAATTTTTGAAACTTATCAAACATCAATTGATATGATTACAACCTCTGAGGTGGCTGTGTCTTTAACTATTGATGACGATAAAAATTTAGATAAAATTTTGGTTGAGCTAGATAAAATAGCATCGATTGAGGTCGATAAAAACCAAAGTATTGTTTGTTTAGTTGGGCATACTGTTGTTAATCATCAAGACACTTTTAAGCTTTTTCAGATTTTACAAGATGTAAAAATTAGAATGATTTCTTATGGTGGTAGTAATAACAATATTTCACTATTAATAGACTCTAGTGATAAAATTAATACGCTACAAAAACTAAACAATTATTTATTTGAATTAGTCACTCTTTAACCGAGATAATATTAGTTTTTTAGCATCAAGAGATCGTTTAGATAGAAATATTTAGACGGTTTTTTTTTCTGCTAAAATATAAATACAAAAAAAAGGCAGCCCGAATAGGGCTGCCTTTTACAACAAATAAAAAACACTATTAATTACTCCACAGTTAGGGTGTACTGAGGTGTTTTGTTTAGTGGGCAAAAGTATACGTATTCACCCTTTTCTAAAGTTGTTACATTAGATTTCTCTGTTTTTCCTTCTGCAACTACTTGTGTTACGTAAGCTGTTTTAATGTGGTTTTCTGGGTTGGCTGCATCTTTTCCTTTTTGAATTAATACAAAACCAACATCTACACCAGAATGGTTGTTCGCGATTTCGAAAATATAAGAACCCTCACTTATCGTTAAATTCTTTTGTGTAAATTCTCCTTTAGTTTGTTCTAGAGATACTGTTTTTACGTCTTGTGCATTTGAGTTTACTACAAATGCTAATACGAATACTAAAATTGCTACTACTTTTTTCATCTTTAAATTTAATTGTGCTTCTATTTTTATAAAGCGTTGTTAATAATTGTTTATGTTAAAAACCCGAAGGTTATGAGTTTTAATTATGCTACTGTTTCTGCAAGTGGTTGTGCTACCGGGAAATCTACTGGTACTTGGGTTGTGCTGTGCACGTAGTTAGATATTGTTTTATCACCAACCAGCGATATAGTATCAATTAAGTTTGCTTTGGTGTAACCAGCGTTAAAATAGTTTTCTAAAACTGCTGCATCTGTTCTTCCGCGGTTTTCTGTAATGTTTTTAGCTAATGCGGCTAAAGCATTAAGTTTATCATTTACAGAAGAATGTCCTGCTCTTAATTCTAGAATTTGCTCGTCTGTAAAACCATTCATTTTACCAATAGCTGTATGTGCAGATAGGCAATAAATACAATTGTTTACCTCGCTTACTGCTAAGTTTACAACTTCTTTTTCTTTAGCAGATAAAGAGGTTTTTGCATTGGCGAAACCTAAATAGTTTTCTAATGCAGTATCACTGTATGCATAAGCTGCATATAAGTTTGGTACAAAACCAACTGCTTTTTTTAAGTTGTCAAAAATAGCTTGGTTATTTGCGCTTATTTCTTCTCTTGTTAATACGTTAAAAGTGCTCATATTTTTAAATTTTTTTATTATTTTTTGTGTTTGATTATCTTGGTACAAAGGTGCGACGGTTTTAAGAGTTACACCATGTAGGTTTTTCCTTTTGGCATGTCAATTTTGCCCTTTGGTGTTTTTTTGTCGAATTAGAAAGAGATGTATGGTTTTTCAGCATCGCAATAAAAATCTGATAAATGATTTTGCTCACAATGTGTTTTAGGACTAATAGTCTTTAATGCTACTTTCTTATTGCTTCTAAATATTTCAATTAAATTGAAAATGGATATGTTTTTAGTTTTCATGTCTTTGATGTTTTTGTTATACAGTGCAAAGATGAAGCAATAAGAGGTGCTATAGAATGGATAGATTACCCGAAGAGTTGTCGATTTTTCCCTAAACCGTAGTTTTAAGCTGTTTTTTGAAGTCTGAAGGAGAAAAAGAGGTGTTTTTTTTAAATAATCGACTTAAATGAGAGGTGTCTTCAAAGCCAACTTCGTATGCTATTTCCTTAGCCGTTTTATCGGTATAGATTAATAAGCGTTTTGCTTCTAGAATGATACGGTCGTGAATAATTTGTAAAGGACTTGTGTTAAGCTTAGAAAACGTGTTGGATAATGTTTTTGGAGATTTAAAAAGTTTATCGGCATAAAAAGTTACGCTATGTTCAGTTTTAAAATGTGTTTCTACTAATATGTTGAATTCACGAAGCAATTCTATTTTGGTGTTTTTTGTAGTTTCAACAAAACCTTCTTTTGCTTTTAGTAAACGCGTACTTATTATAATAAAGCGTGCCATAAGCATGCGTAGCATTTCAGCTTGTATGCTATCTTTAGTATCAAATTCATCCATAAAAACTTCATGAAGTATCGAGAATTTGTGAGCTTCTTCGGTACTTAGACCAATTAAAGGCACATGTACATTGCCAAAAAATAACAAACCAGCACAGCTTACTTCTTGGTCGTGATCTTTAATGCAATAAAACTCCTGGTTAAATTGATAAACTACTAAGTTTTCTCCTTTTACAAATTGAATGTATTGTACAGGTGTAAGTACAAGCAAACTTCCAGCTTCTATAGTATAAGGTATGCTATCTACAATAATTTCGGCTTTGGTGTCCTGCGTTCTAATAAAGGTATATAGTGCTGCTTGGGTAGATTCTTTATAAATACTTAAAAGCGATTCGTCTCCAATTTTTAAAATGGCATTAGTCGAAAATTCTGTGAATGTTTGCTGCATACGGTCTTAGTCTAAGAGGTTTGAGAAACATTACATTTCTTGATACTAAGAAACAATATTATAGCCGAAAAAACAATACTTCAATCATGGCAGAAGTATTGTTTTTAAGTTTCATATCTTCGTGTTTTCCTTAAAACATTCTATTTCGTGGCATACAAATCAAATAATAATCAAGTAAGAGCTAAAAAACACCTGGGTCAGCATTTTTTGAATGATGAAACGGTTGCCGAAAAAATAGCCGATAGCTTAACGCTAAATAATTACAAAACCGTTCTAGAAATAGGGCCGGGAATGGGCGTGCTTACTAAATACTTGCTTAAAAAGCCAGTTACCACGTATGTTGTAGAAATTGATACCGAATCGGTAGAATATTTACAAGCCAATTACTTAAATTTGGCGCCTAGAATTATAGAAAAAGATTTTTTAAAATACGATTTAAATGAAAGTTTAAACGGCGAACCTTTTGCTATCATTGGTAATTTTCCGTATAATATTTCAACACAAATCGTTTTTAAAACTTTAGAAATGCGCGATCAAATACCTGAGTTTTCTGGTATGTTTCAAAAAGAAGTTGCGGCGCGTATCTGTTCTAAAGAAGGATCTAAGGTGTATGGTATTCTTTCTGTTTTAGTACAAGCATTTTACCATGCCGAATATTTATTTACTGTGCCTCCAGAGGTGTTTAACCCACCACCAAAAGTAGATTCTGGTGTGTTAAGGTTAACACGTAAAGAAGATTACTCGTTGCCATGCGACGAAAAAATGTTCTTTAAGGTTGTTAAAACAGCTTTCCAACAACGTAGAAAAACACTTCGTAACAGTTTAAAAACATTCGATTTGTCCGATAATTTAAAAGCAAATAGTATATTTGGCCAACGTCCCGAGCAATTAAGTGTAGCCTCATTTTTAGAACTTACGCAATTGCTAGAAAACGACAAGTAGAACCTTTTAAATTTTTTCATTTGTCTGAAGAAACGGAAAACATACAGTTTCAATTAACTAAGGAACTCATCGAACAAGTTGAGCAACTTATCGCAAATAAAAGCGATAACGAACTTAAGGAACTTTTAGACGAGTTTCACCACGCGGATATTGCCGAGATTTTAGATGAAATAGATCTAGAAGAGGCCATGTATGTTATAAAGTTGCTAGATTCCGAAACAACTTCAGATATTTTAATGGAACTCGATGAGGACAATCGAGAAAAAGTATTAAGAAATCTTTCTGCTAAAGAAATTGCCGAAGAAATTGAGGAGTTAGATACCGATGATGCTGCCGATATTATTGCAGAACTTCCAGAATCGCGTCAACAAGAAGTTATCGC
The window above is part of the Algibacter sp. L3A6 genome. Proteins encoded here:
- the sufD gene encoding Fe-S cluster assembly protein SufD, giving the protein MDLKEKLVSSFLAFENNVDVDTQIHDIRNEAIKAFEKKGFPSKKEEAWKYTSLNRILKEDYSVFPKNESTIDYKDVKKYFIHDIDSYKVIFIDGKYSSYLSETTHDGIDVCLMSAALTKPKYRLVIENYFNKAATKDSLPSLNTAFSQEGAYIHIPKNKLVSKPIQIIHFSTGSEAATLSQPRNLIVVDENSHVQIIERHQSLTDNPVLTNSVTEIFANKRAIVDYYKIQNDNSNASLIDNTFIKQKRESVASVHTFSFGGKLIRNNLNFYQNGERIDSILKGVTIIGEKQHVDHNTLVHHIEPNCESHQDYKGIFGDSSTGVFNGKIIVDKEAQKTNAFQSNNNILVSDKATINSKPQLEIFADDVKCSHGCTIGQLDESAMFYMQSRGIPEKEAKALLMYAFSNNVLSSVKIPEMKQRITKIIANKLGVNIGFDL
- the sufC gene encoding Fe-S cluster assembly ATPase SufC, producing the protein MLKINNLHASVEDKGILKGINLEVKAGEVHAIMGPNGSGKSTLASVIAGKDEYEVTDGNIIFEGEDIEELAAEERAHKGVFLSFQYPVEIPGVSVTNFIKTAINESRKAKGLGDMPAKDMLKLIREKADLLEMDRKFLSRSLNEGFSGGEKKRNEIFQMAMLEPKLAILDETDSGLDIDALRIVANGVNKLKSKDNAVVVITHYQRLLDYIVPDFVHVLYNGKIVKSGGKELAHELEEKGYDWIKEEVNA
- the sufB gene encoding Fe-S cluster assembly protein SufB, giving the protein MSKYTEDDLREELKTKEYEYGFFTDIESETFPIGLNEDIVRAISKKKDEPQWMTDWRLEAFKVWKEMAEPEWANVRYTKPDFQAIAYYSAPTSVDPNKTLDDVDPDLLAMYKKLGISVDEQKKMNNVAMDIVVDSVSVATTFKKTLGEKGIIFMSISEAIKEHPELVKKYLGTVVPTKDNFYAALNSAVFSDGSFCYIPKGVRCPMELSTYFRINQAGTGQFERTLVIADEGSYVSYLEGCTAPSRDENQLHAAVVELIALDDAEIKYSTVQNWFPGNAEGKGGVYNFVTKRGLCEKNAKISWTQVETGSAVTWKYPSCILKGDNSVGEFYSIAVTNNYQQADTGTKMIHIGKNTKSTIISKGISAGKSQNSYRGLVQIGSRADNARNFSQCDSLLMGNECGAHTFPYIEAKNKTAKVEHEATTSKIGEDQIFYCNQRGIDTEKAIALIVNGFSKEVLNKLPMEFAVEAQKLLEISLEGSVG
- a CDS encoding HesB/IscA family protein is translated as MIKVSETAKKKVIELMTDDGYNPSEDFVRVGVKSGGCSGLSYDLKFDKENQEDDKVFIDNGVKIIVDKKSFLYLIGTTLEYSGGLNGTGFVFNNPNANRTCGCGESFSL
- the thiL gene encoding thiamine-phosphate kinase, whose translation is MIEDKNQQRTPLSTLGEFALIEHLTKNFEISHSSTVKGIGDDAAVLNFDDKNIVVTTDLLVENVHFDLSYMPLKHLGYKAVVVNLSDVYAMNAEATQITVSIAVSNRFPLEAVEELYAGIETAAKIYNIDVVGGDTTSSTTGLLISVTAIGQVAKGEEVYRNTSKPGDLLVVTGDLGAAYMGLQVLEREKEVYKVNPNSQPDLEAYTYIIERQLKPEARKDVAKLLKDLGVKPTAMVDVSDGLSSEILHICKSSKVGCDLYEEKIPLDPTVITVCEEFDIDSTTVALNGGEDYELLFTISQDDFTKIKANPHLSIIGHMKDENEGVHLVTRSNTRIPLIAQGWKNFD